In Paenibacillus sonchi, the genomic stretch GAAAATGCAAAAGCCGATGCTCCAAAAGATACGCTTGCCGCCAGAATGCCGCACGCAATAGTTATTTTTTTTGCGCTCATCTGGAAAGAATATTTATTCATTGTGCCTCACCTCTTATCCTCTTAGATGTTGGAAAGCGTAGAAAGGTTGCAGGTCCACTCCAAAAAAATGCAATGCAGAGGAATTATCCGCGCAGCAGTGACTCCACACCGTCCACAAAAATCTCCGTGCCGGTAAAAAGAAACAACTCATCCGAAGCCAGGAACAGCACCAGATTGGCGGCTTGCTCCGGTTTGCCGGAGCCTGCTCCAGCGGATGATTGCCGTCCGGAAATTCTAAGGGGATTCGTACTTCCTCTAGCTCTTCGCTTTTATACGTATTTTATCCAATATTAGTGTCAATAGAACCGGGGGCACACGGCATTTATGCGAATGGTGTATTGCGCCAGCTTAAGTAGCCGCCGTTTTCTTCATACGATGGACTCAATCTCCTGTGTAGTTTGTGCGAGATTCTCGGGGGAAGATTAAGTATATATACTACAACCCAATGCTGGGCAAAACGTATATCGGTGGCCTTCCGATCCCTGATGCTCCCCCGGTGACTATTTGCGATTCTTTCCTTCAATCGTTTGTCTGCCACGATCTATTCTTCCTTCAGTAACTAAATACCCTGTGCCCCCCGGATGAACCAGCCTTTTGATGTGGTGAGAGTACGCGGTAAGAGTATGCGGTGAGGATTGAACAGCGGCGCCTTTTCGCTGTACACTTAGGAATGGTAGCGCTTTGATTATAAAATCAGTTCATGACAGGAGAACATAGATGGTTCAGCAGCAGGGGATGGGACGGATTAATGTGGGGATTTTTGCCCATGTTGATGCAGGGAAGACAACAACTACAGAGCATATTCTCTATGAAAGCGGCCGTATTAAGGCGGTGGGCAGTGTAGACAGCGGAACGGCGTTGACCGATTCCATGGAGGTGGAGCGCCAGCGGGGGATTTCCGTGCGTGCGGCCTTGGCATCGTTCGAGTGGCGGGGCGTGCAGGTGAATCTGGTCGATACACCGGGCCATGTCGATTTCCTGTCCGAGGTGGAGCGGAGCTTGCGGGTGATGGACTGTGCGGTGCTTATTTTGTCGGCGGTCGAAGGTGTACAGGCCCAGAGCGAAATGATCTGGAACGCGCTGCGCAAGCTGGGGATTCCGACACTGATTTTTCTGAACAAAATGGACCGGACCGGCGCAGACCCCGAAGCTGTGCTGGCTCAGGCAAGAACGTATCTGTCCGGGGATATCCTGCCGGTCCAGCAGGCGCTGGGGCAAGAGCAGAGCTACACCGGTGCCGTGGATCTATGGGCAAAAGCTGCGGACCCTGCGGCGCGGATAGAGCTATTGGAAGCCCTGGCGGAACGGGACGAGGCGCTTTTGGAGACATATATGTCGGGGACTCCGCTTGATCTGACAGCCTGGAAGGAACAATTGAAGGCGGGAGCAGCCGCTGGAAAATGGTTCCCGCTCGTATACGGCGTGGCAGCCAAAGGTCTTGGCATTACGCAGCTGCTGGACGCGATGACCGATTATTTTCCCCGTGCCGGCGGGAACCCGCAATTGCCGGTGTCCGGCATCGTGTACAGCATTCAGCGTGACAAAAGCATGGGCCGCATGGCCTTCGTCCGCCTCTATCAGGGAACGGTCCGCAACCGGGATACGGTGATGAATTATACGCAGGATGTTCAAGGCAAGGTCACGCAAATCCGCAAGGTGGAAGGCGGACGCACGGAGGATGTCGGCGCGTTGGAAGCCGGAGATATCGCCGTAGTCTACGGATTGTCCGGGGTAAAAATCGGTGATGTGCTGGGCGTGCCGGACGCGGTTCCGCAGGAGGCGAAGCTGGCTGTGCCGCTGCTCACCGTACGGGTGCATTGGGATGCGGCTGTCGATGAGCATAAGGTCATCGGAGCCTTTCAGGAGCTGGCCGATGAAGATCCGCTGCTTGATACCCAGTGGCTTCAGGATGAGCGGGAGCTGCACATCAAGGTCATGGGTCCGATTCAGCTGGAGATTCTGGACAGTGTGCTGGAGAGCCGGTACGGACTGAAGGTTACCTTCGGCCAGCCGTCGGTGATCTATCGGGAGACGCCAAGCCGCGCGGGCGAAGGTTATGTCGCCTACCTGATGCCCAAGCCGTGCTGGGCGATTCTGCGGTTCCGGATTGAGCCGGGACCGCCGGGCAGCGGACTTCGCTATGAATCACTGGTCCGCAGCTCCGATCTGCTGCCGCAATACCAGAACGAGACCGCCCGCCGCGTGCCGGAGGCGTTAATGCAGGGTCTGTACGGCTGGGAGGTAACCGACCTTAAGATCACGCTAACCGAGGGGCAGCATCATGTGTGGCATACGCATCCGCTGGATTTTGCGGTGGCTACACCGATGGCCATCATGGACGGGCTGAACCGGGTCGGCACGAAGCTGCTGGAACCGGTTCTCCAGGTCCGCATTGTTGTACCCGAAGAGAACGGCGGCCGCGTCATGAACGATCTCGTGCAGATGCGCGGCACCTTCGAGCCGCCCGTCCTGCAAGGCGAACGGATGATCATCGAGGGCCGGCTGCCGCTGGCAACGTCACTCGATTACCCCGTGAGGTTAAGCTCCTACACGAAGGGGCGCAGCACGTTTACTTCCTTTTTTGCCGGCTACGAGGAATGCCCTCCGGATATCCGGGCCGAGCGCACCCGCCGGGGCGTGAACCCGCTCGATCAGGCGAGGTACATTCTGAGCGTGCGGAAGGCGCTGCAGGGGTAGTTTCGGGCGCCAGACCATTGGGTCTGGCGTTATGAGATAGGGCTCTCCGGGAGATTTTCATTTTTTGGCACACTGCTTATCCTGATGAGAAGCTCCCTCAGAATGTATGGCATTGTTCCCTATTCATGCTTACATTTTTCTACAAATATGAAACTTTCATAGTATCAAATTCTTAATATCCTAAATTCTCCATTCTCACTGGTCGATATACTACTAGAGAACTATTTAGTGGGGAGGGAAGAAATGAGTAAGCATCATAAAAAAGGAAAGAGTATCAAAAAGAAAACCACTGCAGTTATATACTTGGCTGTAGTGCTGACGCCTCAAGCCGCGCAATATGCACAAATTGCTCAGGCCAAACCTTACATAGCACCCGTAAAGCAAATTACACTGCCTTCCGATCAGAAAGTAAACTTGAATCTCGATAATAGCTATAATTACAAAGCTAAGGAATTTAACGGAAATGTTATCAAAGTGACTACGGACTCTGGTAATACTTTAAGCATTGAGCCATTAAAAGAAGGTAGCACATTCCTGACAGTGGAACTCTCCGACAGCGTAAATACCATCGTCCAATCTTTCGTTATCAATATTGTTGATACCGGTACGGATGGTATTTTGGATGTTGGAGATATCGTTAATCATTTGCGGATGTTCCCTTCATCAGCCGTTGTCAGTGACGTTACCAAAATGCTCGAAGGCATAGAATCGCGTGTCTTCGCAACCTCACATACATACGTTTCCAATCTCTCACCTGTGGCGCTCAGCCAACCTATGATTATTTTTGATGCAAAGGAAGAGGCTTTTGTTCAGTCGTTTTCTGAGCTGAATTCCATGTTTACAGATCTCAACGGCGATTATCTTTCGTATTCGATTGTGCAGGGACCTGACCCGCTGAGTGGTCTGAGCCTCAGCTTGAACGGCGGTTACCTGTCCATTGGCGGGACGCCAACAGCACCGACGGCCTTCACCGTGCGTGCAACAGACCCTTCGGGCTTGTACGCGGACATGGAGAGTACGCTCAATTTCGTACCGGAGCCAGTATCGCATGCGGTCATTCAGACGACGGGTTCGCTGACGCTGATCGACCTGAACGAGTACTTCATTGACCGGGATCACGAGGCATTGTCGTTTGGACTGAACGGCTATTCGTATACGAGCAATGCCGTGAGTACCTGGCTGGACGGCAATGTGCTGACCATATCCGGCACCATTGTCACTCCGATGTCGCTGCACATCTCAGCAACCGACGGCCATGGCTGGTGGGCGTACAACACAGCCGCCGTGCAGGGCGAGAACCTGGCCCCGCTGGCCCTGAGCCAGCCGATGGTGGTTTACCATCCGCAGTATGGGGAATTTGTGCAGTCCTTCACACAGTTGGATGAGTTGTTCCGTGATCCGAACGGCGACTGGTTGTCCTACTCCATCGTGCAGAGTCCAGACCCGCAAAGCGGCCTGAGCCTCAGCTTGAACGGCGGATACCTGTCCATTGGCGGGACCCCGACAGCACCGACCGCCTTCACCGTGCGTGCAACAGACCCTTCGGGCTTGTACGCGGACATGGAGAGCACGCTGAATTTCGTACCGGAGCCAGTTTCGCATGCGGTCATTCAGACGACGGGTTCGCTGACGCAAATCGACCTGAACGAGTACTTCATTGACCGGGATCATGAGGCATTGTCGTTTGGACTGAACGGCTATTCGTATACGAGCAATGCCGTGAGTACCTGGCTGGACGGCAATGTGCTGACCATATCCGGCACCATTGTCACTCCGATGTCGCTGCACATCTCAGCAACCGACGGCCATGGCTGGTGGGCGTACAATACAGCCGCCGTGCAGGGCGAGAACCTGGCACCGCTGGCCCTGAGCCAGCCGATGGTGATCTACCATCCGCAGTATGGGAAATTTGTACGGTCCTTCGCACAACTGGATAAGCTGTTCCGTGATCCGAATGGCGATTACCTTTCGTATACCATCGTGCAGAATCCGGATCCGCAAAGCGGTCTGAGCCTGAGCTTGAACGGCGGATACCTGTCCATTGGCGGGACTCCGACAGCACCGACCGCCTTCACCGTGCGTGCCACCGATCCGTCCGGCTTGTACGCGGACATGGAAAGTACGCTGAATTTCGTACCGGAGCCAGTATCGCATGCGGTCATTCAGACGACGGGTTCGCTGACGCAAATCGACCTGAACGAATACTTCATCGACCGGGATCACGAGGCGCTGTCGTTTGGACTGAACGGCTATTCGTACACGAGCAATGCCGTGAGTACCTGGCTGGACGGCAATGTGCTGACCATATCCGGCACCATTGTCACTCCGATGTCGCTGCACATCTCAGCGACCGACGGCCATGGCTGGTGGGCGTACAACACAGCCGCTGTGCAGGGCGAGAACCTGGCACCGCTGGCCCTGAGCCAGCCGATGGTGATTTACCATCCGCAGTATGGGGAATTTGTGCGGTCCTTCGCACAACTGGATGAGTTGTTCCGTGATCCGAACGGCGATTACCTTTCGTATTCCATCGTGCAGAATCCGGATCCGCAAAGCGGTCTGAGCCTGAGCTTGAACGGCGGATACCTGTCCATTGGCGGGACTCCGACAGCACCGACCGCCTTCACCGTGCGTGCAACAGACCCTTCGGGCTTGTACGCGGACATGGAGAGCACGCTGAGTTTCGTACCGGAGCCAGTATCGCATGCGGTCATTCAGGCGACTAGTTCGTTGACGCAAATCGACCTGAACGAGTACTTCATCGACCGGGATCACGAGGCGCTGTCGTTTGGACTGAACGGCTATTCGTACACGAGCAATGCCGTGAGTACCTGGCTGGACGGCAATGTGCTGACCATATCCGGCACCATTGTCACTCCGATGTCGGTTCACATCTCAGCAACCGATGGCCATGGCTGGTGGGCGTACAACACAGCCGCTGTGCTGGGCGAGAACCTGGCACCGCTGGCCCTGAGCCAGCCGATGGTGATCTACCATCCGCAGTATGGGAAATTTGTACGGTCCTTCGCACAACTGGATAAGCTGTTCCGTGATCCGAATGGCGATTACCTTTCGTATACCATCGTGCAGAATCCGGATCCGCAAAGCGGTCTGAGCCTGAGCTTGAACGGCGGATACCTGTCCATTGGCGGGACGCCAACAGCACCGACGGCCTTCACCGTGCGTGCCACCGATCCTTCGGGCTTGTACGCGGACATGGAGAGTACGCTGAATTTCGTACCGGAGCCAGTATCGCATGCGGTCATTCAGACGACGGGTTCGCTGACGCAAATCGACCTGAACGAATACTTCATCGACCGGGATCACGAGGCGCTGTCGTTTGGACTGAACGGCTATTCGTACACGAGCAATGCCGTGAGTACTTGGCTGGACGGCAATGTGCTGACCATATCCGGCACCATTGTCACTCCGATGTCGCTGCACATCTCAGCGACCGACGGCCATGGCTGGTGGGCGTACAACACAGCCGCTGTGCAGGGCGAGAACCTGGCACCGCTGGCACTGAGCCAGCCGATGGTGATTTACCATCCGCAGTATGGGGAATTTGTGCGGTCCTTCGCACAACTGGATGAGCTGTTCCGTGATCCGAACGGCGACTGGTTGTCCTACTCCATCGTGCAGAGTCCAGACCCGCAAAGCGGCCTGAGCCTCAGCTTGAACGGCGGATACCTGTCCATTGGCGGGACCCCGACAGCACCGACCGCCTTCACCGTGCGTGCAACAGACCCTTCGGGCTTGTACGCGGACATGGAGAGCACGCTGAATTTCGTACCGGAGCCAGTTTCGCATGCGGTCATTCAGACGACGGGTTCGCTGACGCAAATCGACCTGAACGAGTACTTCATTGACCGGGATCATGAGGCATTGTCGTTTGGACTGAACGGCTATTCGTATACGAGCAATGCCGTGAGTACCTGGCTGGACGGCAATGTGCTGACCATATCCGGCACCATTGTCACTCCGATGTCGCTGCACATCTCAGCAACCGACGGCCATGGCTGGTGGGCGTACAATACAGCCGCCGTGCAGGGCGAGAACCTGGCACCGCTGGCCCTGAGCCAGCCGATGGTGATCTACCATCCGCAGTATGGGAAATTTGTACGGTCCTTCGCACAACTGGATAAGCTGTTCCGTGATCCGAATGGCGATTACCTTTCGTATACCATCGTGCAGAATCCGGATCCGCAA encodes the following:
- a CDS encoding GTP-binding protein, whose amino-acid sequence is MVQQQGMGRINVGIFAHVDAGKTTTTEHILYESGRIKAVGSVDSGTALTDSMEVERQRGISVRAALASFEWRGVQVNLVDTPGHVDFLSEVERSLRVMDCAVLILSAVEGVQAQSEMIWNALRKLGIPTLIFLNKMDRTGADPEAVLAQARTYLSGDILPVQQALGQEQSYTGAVDLWAKAADPAARIELLEALAERDEALLETYMSGTPLDLTAWKEQLKAGAAAGKWFPLVYGVAAKGLGITQLLDAMTDYFPRAGGNPQLPVSGIVYSIQRDKSMGRMAFVRLYQGTVRNRDTVMNYTQDVQGKVTQIRKVEGGRTEDVGALEAGDIAVVYGLSGVKIGDVLGVPDAVPQEAKLAVPLLTVRVHWDAAVDEHKVIGAFQELADEDPLLDTQWLQDERELHIKVMGPIQLEILDSVLESRYGLKVTFGQPSVIYRETPSRAGEGYVAYLMPKPCWAILRFRIEPGPPGSGLRYESLVRSSDLLPQYQNETARRVPEALMQGLYGWEVTDLKITLTEGQHHVWHTHPLDFAVATPMAIMDGLNRVGTKLLEPVLQVRIVVPEENGGRVMNDLVQMRGTFEPPVLQGERMIIEGRLPLATSLDYPVRLSSYTKGRSTFTSFFAGYEECPPDIRAERTRRGVNPLDQARYILSVRKALQG